The Streptomyces kanamyceticus DNA segment TGGTGATCTTCCTGGCGTTGAAGGCCACCGAGGCGGTACCGGCGGCGTCGGCGGTGGGTCGTGGCATAAGGCGTCAGCTCTCCGGGTGCGGTCCGTATCGGCCATGAGGTCGACTCTGAGGCTTGAAAGATACCTTCCTGTAGGTATATTTTCGACCCCGCTGATCAACGGATCAAGAGACGCGCTGCTCAGAGCAGTACGGCGGCCGTCTCACGGGGTTGCTTGATCGGTGTCCGGAGGGGGGGTCTGAACCTCAGGGCACCGACGGGGAGGGATTCGATATGACTGTGCAAGCTTTTTCCGCTGGGGAGCGGACGACGACGCATGAGGAAGCGCCGGGAGAGAGACGCCCGGCGGCAGGGGGTGAACGACAGAGCACGTACGTGCCGCGCGGGAGCACCCACGTACCGAGGGATTTGGTACACAAGGCCGCGGACGGAGAGGTCCTCCTCCAGGACGCGGTGCGCACCGGCGAGAACCGGTTCACCGTGGCGGCCCGCATGCCGAGGGACCACTTCCTCGGCCACCGCGGCACGGCGTCCACGGGAGATCCGCTGCTGCTCGCCGAGGCGGTGCGCCAGTCGGTGATCTACCTCTCGCACCGCTTCTACGGCATCCCCGAGGGCCACGCCTTCATCCTGTCGGCACTGGACTTCGCGCTGGACGAGCCGCTGCCGCCCGGCGGCCCCGACGCGGCGCCGCTGGTCCTCGAGGTCACCTGCGTCGCGGCCCCGCGCGGCCCGCGCCGCCTCGGGGCGACCTTGGAGGCGGAGGTCCACTGCGACGGCCGCCGCATCGGGCGCGCCGGAGCGCGGTGGCAGGCGGTGGACCGTCGGCAGTACGCGACGCTGCGGCTGCGGGGCGGGGGCACGACGCTCCTCCCCGAGATGGCGAACGATGAGCTGACGGTTCCTCACATGACCTACTCCGACGAGGTATTGGCGGCTGTGCCGGGCGCGGCAGGCCAGTGGCAGGTGCGCCTCGACTTCGGCCACCCCGTGCTCTTCGACCACCTCAGCGACCACATCCCTGGCATGGTCCTCCTGGAGGGCTTCCGGCAGGCGGCCCTTCTGAGGGATGCGGGATCGGGATCGGGATCGGGATCGGGATCGGGCTCGGGCTCGGGCTCGGGCTCGGGCGGCATCGTCGGCGGGCCACTCGCGGCGGCGGTCTCCTTCCACGCCTTCGGCGAACTGACGGACCCGCCCGCGCTGATCGTCCGGCAGAACGGCGAGGAGTACGCGACGGAAGAACCCGGTGCACGGGCCACGCGGCAGGAGACCACGAGGCAGGAGTCCACGAGGCAGGAGACGCACCACTTCACCGCGGTCCAGTCCGGCCGCACCATCGCTTCCTGCACGGTGTCGGTCGCAGGCGGCCCGGCATGCTGATCGCCGACCTCACCCCCGGGACCTCCACATCCCCGAGGGAGCTCGACCACGCCGCCGTCGCCGCCCTCGCGGACGGTGAGCGCGACGCGATGGACGGACGCCGTTCGCTCTCCGCGCCGCTCGCCGACGCGCTCACCGGGGCCGGGTTCCCGCGCCACTTCGTCCCCGTGGAACACGGCGGCGCCGCAGGTACCTTCGGCGCGCTGCTCGACTCGGTGGCGGGCGTCGGCGAGACCTGCGCCTCGACCGCCTGGGTCGCCGCGCTCTACGCCGCACACGGCCGACTCGCCTCCTACCTGCCGCGCGCGGGCCGCGAGGACCTGTGGCGCGATACGCCGGACGCGCGCATCGCCGCGTCCGTCATCCCGCCGCGCGGCGAGGCCGTCCCCGAGCCGGACGGCTGGCGCCTGACAGGCAGTTGGACACTGGCCAGCGGCGTGGACCACGCGGAGTGGGTGCTCCTCGCCAGCCGCACCCCCGGCGAGGGCGAAGCGGGACACCGCATCTTCGCCGTACCCCGCGAGCGGGTCTCGGTCAGCGACACCTGGAACTCCGTCGGCCTGCGCGGCACGGGCAGCAACTCGGTCGCCGTGACCGGCGAGTTCGTACCGACGCACCGCACGTTCACCCTCGCCGACCTGGGCCGGGTACGACCGGACGCGGCGCGTTGTCACCGGGTTCCGTACGCGATGGTGGCCTCTCTGATGTTCGCGGCTCCTGCCCTGGGCTCCGCACGGGGCGCGCTGCGCGACTGGCGGACCGGGATGATGACGAAGGTGAGGGCCGACGGGCGCCCCGCCCTCGCGGGCGGCGCGGCACAGCAGTTGATGGCGCGCGCCGCGGCCCAGATCCACTCCGCCCGGCTGCTGCTGCACCAGGCGGCCTGGCAGGCGGACCACGCCGAGGTGACACCCCTCGCCGTCGCGTCGAACCGCAGGGACGCGGCGCTCGCCGTCGAGTTGTGCTCGGGCGCGGTGGACAGTCTGTGGCGGGCCATGGGCGCGAGCGGCCTGGCCGAAGGAGACCCGGTGCAGCGCCGTTGGCACGACATCGCGGCCGTGGCCTCACACGCCGCGGTCAGCTTCGAACCGGCCGCCGAGGCGTACACGCGGGCCGCCCTTGAGGCGGAGGGCCTGGCATGACGCCGACGGAAACGACGGTGAGGGCGGTGAGGGCGGCCACGACGGTGGCGGCGGAGCCGCGCCGGGCGGCGTTCTTCGACGTGGACGAGACGCTCATCGCGGCCAAGAGCATGTTCGCTTTCTGGGACCACTGGTCGGCGCGGGGCGGGAAGGACGGGAGGGATGCCGAGGACGGCAGCCACGGGATGCCTCCGTCCCCGACCGACCGCGCCGCCCTCAACCGCGCCCACTTCCTGCGCTACCGGGGCGCGTCCCCCGACGAACTGAACGCGGCGGGCCAGGAGTGGTACGCCACGTACCGCACCACCCCCTCGGCCTTCGTCACCGCGTCGCTCTCGGCCCTGCGCCGCCACCGGGCCGCCGGGCACACCGTGGTCCTGGTCTCCGGTTCGGCGACCCCGATGCTCCGCCCGCTCGCCGACGACCTGGGCGCCGAAGCGGTGCTCTGCAC contains these protein-coding regions:
- a CDS encoding ScbA/BarX family gamma-butyrolactone biosynthesis protein, producing MTVQAFSAGERTTTHEEAPGERRPAAGGERQSTYVPRGSTHVPRDLVHKAADGEVLLQDAVRTGENRFTVAARMPRDHFLGHRGTASTGDPLLLAEAVRQSVIYLSHRFYGIPEGHAFILSALDFALDEPLPPGGPDAAPLVLEVTCVAAPRGPRRLGATLEAEVHCDGRRIGRAGARWQAVDRRQYATLRLRGGGTTLLPEMANDELTVPHMTYSDEVLAAVPGAAGQWQVRLDFGHPVLFDHLSDHIPGMVLLEGFRQAALLRDAGSGSGSGSGSGSGSGSGSGGIVGGPLAAAVSFHAFGELTDPPALIVRQNGEEYATEEPGARATRQETTRQESTRQETHHFTAVQSGRTIASCTVSVAGGPAC
- a CDS encoding acyl-CoA dehydrogenase family protein — encoded protein: MLIADLTPGTSTSPRELDHAAVAALADGERDAMDGRRSLSAPLADALTGAGFPRHFVPVEHGGAAGTFGALLDSVAGVGETCASTAWVAALYAAHGRLASYLPRAGREDLWRDTPDARIAASVIPPRGEAVPEPDGWRLTGSWTLASGVDHAEWVLLASRTPGEGEAGHRIFAVPRERVSVSDTWNSVGLRGTGSNSVAVTGEFVPTHRTFTLADLGRVRPDAARCHRVPYAMVASLMFAAPALGSARGALRDWRTGMMTKVRADGRPALAGGAAQQLMARAAAQIHSARLLLHQAAWQADHAEVTPLAVASNRRDAALAVELCSGAVDSLWRAMGASGLAEGDPVQRRWHDIAAVASHAAVSFEPAAEAYTRAALEAEGLA
- a CDS encoding HAD family hydrolase: MTPTETTVRAVRAATTVAAEPRRAAFFDVDETLIAAKSMFAFWDHWSARGGKDGRDAEDGSHGMPPSPTDRAALNRAHFLRYRGASPDELNAAGQEWYATYRTTPSAFVTASLSALRRHRAAGHTVVLVSGSATPMLRPLADDLGAEAVLCTELLVGDDGLLTGDVRTPMIGGAKATAVAAYLARHELSAADSHAYGDHASDLDMLRAVGNPVVVGDDPELTHWAVREGWPRLPSATGPGGRRPR